In one Tripterygium wilfordii isolate XIE 37 chromosome 22, ASM1340144v1, whole genome shotgun sequence genomic region, the following are encoded:
- the LOC119991377 gene encoding ribonuclease S-2-like has translation MYMYKHALNISAEIELFVCREMARRLSIGKTIICLLAIIVISLVLDTKARMHRRYQFFKIAVKWPTSYCNTGHFSCQGPIVVNFTIHGLFPMYFPNTIVPPYDEDSGCTDITPMNEDDIDLDYLRSILDEMNMYWLDVVYDNWVRMNLALWRRQFWRHGKCFDYPDHPLYHFNIALDFIRRVNLLQILDDVLSSTIKCDGLGRNKAVRARARITPRNREGYLASYIAGNISRAGRKRVQIRCNEDAHKVLQLFEVVICFEPNGVAIPCAHGYIDCTENDMINFPLP, from the exons atgtatatgtacaaaCACGCATTGAACATTTCAGCTGAGATCGAGCTCTTCGTTTGTCGAGAAATGGCAAGAAGATTGTCAATTGGTAAGACCATTATTTGCCTTCTTGCAATCATTGTCATATCACTAGTGCTTGATACAAAAGCACGAATGCACAGACGATATCAGTTCTTCAAGATCGCTGTCAAATGGCCAACATCATATTGTAATACTGGCCATTTTTCTTGTCAAGGACCAATTGTAGTAAATTTCACAATCCATGGTCTCTTTCCAATGTATTTTCCTAATACTATTGTTCCTCCCTATGATGAAGATAGTGGATGCACTGATATCACACCCATGAATGAAGATGATATTGAT CTCGATTACCTACGATCGATACTAGATGAAATGAATATGTATTGGCTGGATGTTGTGTACGACAATTGGGTGAGAATGAATCTAGCACTTTGGCGAAGACAATTTTGGAGACACGGCAAGTGTTTTGACTATCCTGATCATCCTTTATACCATTTCAACATTGCCTTAGATTTTATAAGGAGGGTCAATCTTCTTCAGATACTCGACGATG TCCTatcaagtaccattaagtgtGATGGTCTAGGGAGGAACAAAGCCGTGAGGGCTCGAG CAAGAATTACTCCTCGCAATAGAGAAGGATATCTTGCATCCTACATCGCTGGTAATATTAGCAGGGCTGGGAGAAAGAGAGTTCAAATTCGCTGTAACGAGGACGCACATAAAGTCTTGCAACTCTTTGAGGTCGTAATATGCTTCGAGCCGAATGGTGTTGCTATACCTTGCGCACATGGTTACATTGACTGCACCGAGAATGATATGATAAACTTCCCTCTTCCTTAA
- the LOC119991140 gene encoding metalloendoproteinase 2-MMP-like produces MRILCYFFAIVLSISLVPSSAHFFPNISSLPPLLRNITAAAGPWDAFKKLVDCNPGDKIDGLGKLKKYFQYFGYIPNAPSNITDDFDDLLESAIKTYQQNFNLNVTGKLDEQTMNHVTMPRCGNPDIVNGTSTMNSGKTTPSNTTSSHLHTVSHYTFFPGMPRWPVSKSELTYAFLPGNQLEADVKSVFTRAFERWSEVTTLTFTETSSYSRADIKIGFYSGDHGDGEPFDGVLGTLAHAFSPPNGWFHLDGDENWVISGDLAVSAVDLESVAVHEIGHVLGLGHSSVEEAIMYPTISSGTRKLELASDDIAGIQQLYGRNPNYNGSAATPSTEQRDTNGAYVEGSMWGLIVLMTVGFVFLFL; encoded by the coding sequence ATGAGAATACTTTGTTACTTCTTTGCAATTGTACTGTCAATTTCATTAGTGCCGAGCTCAGCTCACTTCTTCCCCAACATATCGTCACTGCCTCCGCTCCTCCGGAACATCACCGCCGCTGCCGGTCCCTGGGATGCCTTCAAGAAACTCGTTGACTGCAACCCTGGTGACAAGATTGACGGATTAGGCAAACTCAAGAAGTACTTTCAGTACTTCGGTTACATCCCGAATGCTCCTTCAAACATCACTGACGACTTCGATGACTTGCTTGAATCGGCAATCAAGACTTACCAGCAGAACTTCAATCTCAATGTCACCGGAAAGCTCGATGAGCAGACGATGAATCACGTCACCATGCCGCGGTGTGGCAACCCGGATATAGTCAACGGTACGTCCACGATGAATTCTGGTAAAACGACGCCGTCTAATACTACCTCGTCACACCTTCACACGGTTTCTCACTACACATTCTTCCCTGGCATGCCGCGTTGGCCGGTGAGCAAAAGCGAGCTGACCTACGCGTTTCTCCCGGGGAATCAGTTGGAGGCGGATGTGAAGAGCGTTTTCACACGCGCATTCGAGCGGTGGTCGGAGGTCACCACCTTAACTTTCACGGAGACGAGTTCGTACTCCCGCGCCGACATCAAGATCGGATTTTACAGTGGGGACCACGGAGATGGGGAGCCGTTCGATGGCGTTTTAGGAACGCTGGCCCACGCGTTTTCGCCTCCGAACGGGTGGTTCCACTTGGACGGAGACGAGAATTGGGTGATTTCCGGTGACTTGGCGGTATCAGCTGTGGATCTTGAATCGGTGGCAGTGCACGAGATCGGGCACGTGTTGGGGTTAGGGCATTCGTCAGTCGAGGAGGCGATTATGTATCCGACAATATCGTCCGGGACGAGAAAGTTGGAGCTGGCCAGCGACGACATAGCTGGGATTCAACAATTGTACGGTAGAAATCCGAATTACAACGGTTCGGCGGCGACGCCCTCTACAGAGCAGAGGGACACCAATGGAGCCTACGTTGAGGGTTCTATGTGGGGCCTAATTGTGTTGATGACCGTCGGATttgtcttcttgtttttgtaA